The Rhizobium sp. BT03 genome has a window encoding:
- the ilvN gene encoding acetolactate synthase small subunit — MNAHLQPTGSAYFISPETAAIESHTLSILVDNEPGVLARVIGLFSGRGYNIESLTVSETEHQAHLSRITIVTRGTPHVLEQIKAQLERIVPVHRVVDLTVRARELGQERPIEREVALVKVVGEGEMRAETLRLADAFHAKVVDATIDHFILEITGKSSKIDQFVAIMKPLGLIEVCRTGIAAMNRGAQGM, encoded by the coding sequence ATGAACGCACACCTACAGCCCACGGGCTCCGCCTACTTCATCTCACCGGAAACGGCGGCGATCGAAAGCCACACGCTTTCCATTCTCGTCGACAACGAACCGGGTGTTCTTGCTCGGGTCATCGGCCTGTTTTCCGGCCGCGGCTACAATATCGAGAGCCTCACCGTCTCCGAGACCGAGCATCAGGCGCATCTTTCCCGCATCACCATCGTCACGCGCGGCACACCGCACGTGCTGGAGCAGATCAAGGCGCAGCTCGAGCGCATCGTGCCGGTGCACCGCGTCGTCGATCTGACGGTGCGCGCCCGCGAACTCGGCCAGGAGCGGCCGATCGAGCGCGAGGTGGCGCTGGTCAAGGTGGTCGGCGAGGGCGAGATGCGCGCCGAGACGCTGCGCCTTGCCGATGCTTTCCATGCCAAGGTAGTGGATGCGACGATCGATCACTTCATTCTGGAGATCACCGGCAAGTCCTCGAAGATCGACCAGTTCGTGGCGATCATGAAACCGCTCGGCCTCATCGAGGTCTGCCGCACCGGCATTGCTGCGATGAACCGCGGCGCGCAGGGGATGTGA
- a CDS encoding aldo/keto reductase: MQDDPIPSVKFPSGTKVPALGQGTWAMGEDAGHARMEIESLKAGIDLGMTLIDTAEMYGDGGAEEIVGQAIRGRREEVFLVSKVYPWNASLKGTVEACERSLERLGTDRIDLYLLHWRGNYPLAETVAAFEMLKASGKIAAWGVSNFDTDDMEELLRVPDGANVAANQVLYNLSRRGIEYDLLPWCQNRGIPVMAYSPIEQGHILHHPELIRIAKAYQATPAQLALAFLLERDSVIVIPKTSNAARAAENRDCVSLEITDDDWQALDAAFPPPARKKPLEML, translated from the coding sequence ATGCAGGACGACCCTATCCCCTCTGTCAAATTCCCGAGCGGCACGAAAGTGCCGGCGCTCGGCCAGGGAACCTGGGCCATGGGCGAGGATGCCGGCCATGCCAGGATGGAGATCGAAAGCCTCAAGGCGGGCATCGATCTCGGCATGACGCTGATCGACACCGCCGAAATGTATGGCGACGGCGGCGCCGAGGAGATCGTCGGCCAGGCGATCAGGGGACGGCGCGAAGAGGTCTTCCTCGTAAGCAAGGTCTATCCCTGGAACGCCAGCCTGAAAGGCACGGTCGAAGCCTGCGAGCGCAGCCTGGAACGGCTCGGCACCGACCGCATCGATCTCTATCTCCTGCACTGGCGCGGCAACTATCCACTGGCCGAGACCGTCGCCGCCTTCGAAATGCTGAAAGCGTCAGGCAAGATCGCCGCCTGGGGCGTCTCCAATTTCGATACCGACGACATGGAGGAACTGCTCAGGGTTCCCGACGGCGCCAATGTCGCGGCCAACCAGGTGCTCTACAATCTCTCCCGCCGCGGCATCGAATATGATCTCCTGCCCTGGTGCCAGAACCGCGGCATTCCCGTCATGGCCTATTCGCCGATCGAGCAGGGACATATCCTCCACCATCCCGAACTGATCCGCATCGCCAAGGCCTATCAGGCAACGCCCGCGCAGCTGGCGCTGGCCTTCCTCCTGGAACGCGACAGCGTCATCGTCATCCCGAAGACATCGAATGCCGCACGCGCGGCTGAGAATCGCGACTGCGTCTCGCTTGAGATCACCGATGACGACTGGCAGGCATTGGACGCCGCCTTCCCACCGCCGGCAAGGAAAAAGCCGCTGGAGATGCTGTGA
- a CDS encoding LysE family translocator, giving the protein MPLDTFFALVLFAFTTSTTPGPNNMMLFASGVNFGFRRTIPHMFGIGAGFFSLLIGVGLGLGALLHTLPLVYTVLKFAGGAYLVWIAWKIASSRSLSEGKSSTAPMSFVSAAAFQWVNPKAWVMAVTAMATYTNPELYLASVLIVGLAFAVVNVPSVSTWAGFGSALREWLSDPVRLKWFNISMAVLLVASLWPMLK; this is encoded by the coding sequence ATGCCGCTGGATACGTTTTTCGCCCTTGTTCTCTTTGCCTTCACGACGTCGACCACGCCGGGGCCGAACAATATGATGCTCTTCGCCTCGGGCGTGAATTTCGGCTTCCGCAGGACGATCCCGCATATGTTCGGCATCGGCGCCGGCTTCTTCTCGCTGCTGATCGGCGTCGGCCTCGGGCTCGGGGCGCTGCTGCACACGTTGCCGCTGGTCTATACGGTGCTGAAGTTCGCCGGTGGCGCCTATCTCGTCTGGATCGCCTGGAAGATCGCCTCCTCGCGTTCGCTGAGCGAAGGCAAGAGCAGTACGGCGCCGATGTCCTTCGTCTCGGCGGCGGCCTTCCAGTGGGTCAATCCGAAAGCCTGGGTGATGGCGGTCACGGCGATGGCGACCTATACCAATCCCGAACTCTACCTTGCCAGCGTGCTCATCGTCGGCCTGGCTTTCGCGGTGGTCAACGTGCCGAGCGTTTCCACATGGGCGGGCTTCGGCTCGGCGCTCAGGGAATGGCTTTCCGATCCGGTGCGGCTGAAATGGTTCAACATCAGCATGGCGGTGCTTCTGGTGGCGAGCCTTTGGCCGATGCTAAAATAA
- a CDS encoding DUF2269 domain-containing protein codes for MLEEWLLLAHVIGATVLFGTGAGIAFFMVMAHRTRDPVLIAHVAGTVVIADTIFTATAAIFQPMTGYLLARSIGWDLSEGWIALSLLLYVVTGLFWLPVVWIQIRLRDLARTAAASASALPPAYFSLYRIWFAFGFPAFFSVIGIFWLMLTKPSIALF; via the coding sequence ATGCTCGAGGAATGGCTGCTGCTTGCCCATGTCATCGGCGCGACCGTGCTCTTCGGCACCGGCGCCGGCATCGCCTTCTTCATGGTGATGGCGCATCGCACGCGCGATCCCGTCCTGATCGCCCATGTCGCCGGAACCGTGGTCATCGCCGATACGATCTTCACGGCCACCGCCGCCATTTTTCAGCCTATGACAGGCTATCTCCTTGCCCGCTCGATCGGCTGGGACCTGTCGGAGGGCTGGATCGCGCTGTCGCTGCTGCTTTACGTCGTCACCGGCCTGTTCTGGCTGCCGGTCGTCTGGATCCAGATCCGCCTGCGCGATCTCGCCCGTACTGCGGCAGCCTCGGCAAGCGCCCTGCCGCCCGCCTATTTCAGCCTCTACCGCATCTGGTTCGCTTTCGGCTTTCCGGCCTTCTTCTCCGTCATCGGCATTTTCTGGCTGATGCTGACGAAACCGTCGATCGCCTTATTTTAG
- a CDS encoding SDR family oxidoreductase produces MNILILGATGFIGSVVAARLVADGHAVTGLGRNPTRARLKQPAIDWRRTDLSRITKPEDWDEILKDQQVVVNCAGALQDGPADDLAATQAEAMLALYAAAKRMSQPLIVQISARTTGAAGELPFLATKRRADEALATSGLPHLILRPALVLGRNAHGGSSLLRALAALPLALPLVHAESPIETLSVDDVAEAVSRAVAGGLRGDIDLAADEVLTLADLVSLHRQWLGLPPARVFSLAPWLAKPVTWLADMAGLLGWRSPLRSTAMTVMSEGIRSAKGESGLTATSATATLSANPSGVQDLWFARLYLLKPLVISGLSAFWLLSGLIPLLALTKTSAHFLPFMPEATATALTLATCLIDAALGAAVLVRPLAKRALLGMLAVSFAYLIGASLLEPTLWLDPLGVLVKVLPSILLTLTALATLDER; encoded by the coding sequence ATGAACATTCTGATTCTCGGCGCAACCGGCTTCATAGGCTCCGTCGTCGCGGCCCGCCTCGTCGCCGATGGGCATGCCGTGACCGGGCTCGGCCGCAATCCCACGCGTGCCCGGCTGAAACAGCCGGCGATCGACTGGCGGCGTACCGATCTCTCCCGCATAACGAAGCCTGAGGACTGGGACGAGATCCTCAAAGACCAGCAGGTTGTCGTCAATTGCGCCGGCGCGCTGCAGGACGGGCCGGCGGACGATCTGGCCGCCACGCAAGCCGAGGCAATGCTGGCTCTCTATGCCGCCGCCAAACGCATGTCCCAGCCTCTGATCGTGCAGATATCGGCACGGACCACCGGGGCGGCGGGCGAACTGCCCTTCCTCGCCACCAAGCGCCGGGCCGACGAGGCGCTGGCGACAAGCGGCCTGCCTCATCTCATCCTGCGCCCAGCCCTCGTTCTCGGCCGCAATGCCCATGGCGGCTCGTCGCTGCTCCGGGCGCTTGCCGCCCTCCCCCTGGCGCTGCCGCTCGTCCATGCCGAAAGCCCGATCGAAACGCTGTCGGTGGACGATGTGGCGGAAGCCGTATCGCGGGCGGTCGCAGGCGGCCTCCGGGGTGATATCGATCTTGCCGCCGACGAGGTTCTGACGCTCGCCGATCTCGTCAGCCTTCACCGGCAATGGCTGGGCCTGCCGCCCGCCCGCGTCTTTTCCCTTGCCCCATGGCTTGCGAAGCCCGTGACGTGGCTTGCCGATATGGCAGGGCTGCTCGGCTGGCGTTCGCCGCTGCGCTCGACGGCGATGACTGTGATGTCGGAAGGCATCCGAAGCGCGAAAGGAGAAAGCGGCCTAACCGCGACATCCGCAACGGCGACACTCTCGGCCAATCCCTCCGGCGTGCAGGATCTCTGGTTTGCCCGGCTCTATCTCCTGAAGCCGCTCGTCATATCAGGCCTCTCCGCCTTCTGGCTGCTCTCCGGCCTCATCCCGCTGCTGGCGCTCACGAAAACATCCGCCCACTTCCTGCCGTTCATGCCGGAGGCCACGGCCACGGCGCTGACGCTTGCGACCTGCCTGATCGACGCCGCACTCGGCGCCGCCGTGCTTGTGCGTCCACTCGCCAAACGCGCCCTTCTCGGCATGCTGGCCGTCTCCTTCGCCTATCTCATCGGCGCAAGCCTGCTCGAACCGACGCTCTGGCTCGATCCGCTCGGCGTTCTTGTCAAAGTGCTGCCATCGATCCTGCTGACGCTGACCGCCCTTGCCACCCTGGATGAACGCTGA
- the nthA gene encoding nitrile hydratase subunit alpha: MHDDHDQNDDHAHHHHDHDNHYSDMQARVKALETLLTEKGLIDPDAIDAIVETYETKVGPRNGAHVVAKAWSDPDFADWLRRDATAAIASLGYTGRQGEHMRAVFNTAETHNLIVCTLCSCYPWSVLGLPPVWYKAPAYRSRAVIDPRGVLAEFGLTLPEEKKIRVWDSTAELRYLVIPERPDGTDGMDETALAGLVSRDAMIGTAVAGSPEALS; the protein is encoded by the coding sequence ATGCACGACGACCACGACCAAAATGACGACCACGCTCACCACCACCATGACCACGACAACCACTATTCCGACATGCAAGCCCGCGTCAAAGCGCTGGAAACGCTGCTGACGGAGAAAGGGTTGATCGACCCTGATGCGATCGATGCGATCGTCGAGACCTATGAGACGAAGGTGGGGCCGAGGAACGGCGCGCATGTCGTCGCGAAAGCCTGGAGCGATCCTGATTTCGCCGACTGGCTCAGGCGCGATGCGACGGCGGCGATCGCAAGCCTCGGTTATACCGGCCGGCAGGGCGAGCATATGCGGGCCGTCTTCAACACCGCCGAGACCCATAATCTGATCGTCTGCACGCTCTGCTCCTGTTATCCCTGGTCGGTGCTCGGGCTACCGCCGGTCTGGTACAAGGCGCCGGCCTATCGCTCGCGGGCGGTCATAGATCCGCGTGGCGTGCTCGCCGAATTCGGGCTGACCCTGCCGGAGGAGAAGAAGATCCGTGTCTGGGATTCGACGGCGGAGTTGCGTTATCTCGTCATCCCAGAGCGGCCGGACGGTACGGACGGAATGGACGAAACCGCACTGGCCGGCCTCGTCAGCCGCGATGCGATGATCGGCACGGCGGTCGCCGGCAGCCCGGAGGCTCTATCATGA
- the nthB gene encoding nitrile hydratase subunit beta, whose translation MNGPHDLGGQMGFGPVAPEKDEPYFHAEWEKRALGITLSCGAFGAWTIDESRHARENIPPADYLAASYYEIWIRGVETLLARHGFATREELLSGRKLQTGTVPKRVLKAEMVPSALAKGGPCDRPVETAPRFAVGETVRTKNFNPATHTRLPRYARAKTGVVEAVQGAFVFPDDNAHGRGENPQWLYTVVFDGGAIWGEGADPSLTVSIDAWESYLEHL comes from the coding sequence ATGAACGGACCGCACGATCTCGGCGGGCAGATGGGTTTCGGGCCTGTCGCGCCCGAAAAGGACGAGCCCTATTTCCATGCCGAATGGGAAAAGCGGGCGCTCGGCATCACGCTGTCCTGCGGCGCTTTCGGCGCCTGGACGATCGATGAAAGCCGGCATGCCCGCGAAAACATTCCGCCGGCCGATTATCTCGCCGCTAGCTATTACGAGATCTGGATCCGCGGCGTCGAGACGCTGCTCGCACGCCACGGTTTTGCCACGCGCGAGGAGCTGCTCTCCGGGCGAAAGCTGCAGACAGGCACGGTGCCGAAGCGGGTGCTGAAGGCGGAGATGGTGCCGAGCGCGCTGGCGAAAGGCGGGCCTTGCGATCGTCCTGTCGAAACCGCCCCGCGCTTTGCGGTCGGCGAGACGGTAAGGACGAAGAATTTCAATCCGGCCACCCATACACGGCTGCCGCGTTATGCGCGCGCCAAGACGGGCGTCGTCGAGGCGGTGCAAGGGGCCTTCGTCTTCCCCGACGACAATGCGCATGGCCGAGGCGAAAATCCGCAATGGCTCTATACCGTCGTTTTCGACGGCGGCGCGATCTGGGGCGAGGGCGCGGACCCGTCGCTGACGGTCTCCATCGATGCGTGGGAGAGTTATCTTGAGCATTTGTGA
- a CDS encoding nitrile hydratase accessory protein encodes MSICETPSQLAQSPGLPRSPEGEPVFPEPWAADAFAMTVHLHEKGLFAWSEWAEALSKELHKPGRAEDGSDYFGCWVAALSELLVSRGIADASVILDLQQSWQRAAEATPHGQPIELSNDPLR; translated from the coding sequence TTGAGCATTTGTGAGACGCCGTCGCAGCTGGCGCAATCACCAGGATTGCCGAGGTCGCCGGAGGGGGAACCGGTTTTTCCCGAGCCTTGGGCGGCGGACGCTTTCGCCATGACGGTGCATCTGCATGAAAAGGGGCTGTTCGCCTGGAGCGAATGGGCCGAAGCCCTGTCTAAGGAATTGCATAAGCCCGGTCGTGCCGAAGATGGCAGCGACTATTTCGGCTGCTGGGTGGCGGCCCTTTCCGAACTGCTCGTCAGCCGCGGCATAGCGGATGCATCTGTCATCCTCGACCTGCAGCAGAGCTGGCAGCGCGCCGCGGAAGCCACGCCGCACGGGCAGCCGATCGAACTTAGCAACGATCCGCTGCGCTGA
- a CDS encoding anti-sigma factor, whose amino-acid sequence MNETNPIVTEADLHAYADGQLPETARARVEAYLADNPDEAALVAEWQAQNSGIRSLFSGYEQAKDTDILLLSPPRTVSSGWRRPAIAAAALVVFALGAVSGHYGPALLERPELQLAGSETLPKQAETAFMVYAAEVRHPVEVFADEEAHLATWLGKRLAIQNLKIPNLQPLGFKLVGGRLLPVDDRPGAMFMYENQAGERLTVIVGRNTENRTTSFRFASSGNLETFYWIDGELGYAVTGEITRETLRSVAEECYRQFPS is encoded by the coding sequence ATGAACGAGACCAACCCGATCGTCACCGAAGCCGATCTCCACGCCTATGCCGACGGCCAGTTGCCGGAAACAGCGCGCGCCCGCGTCGAAGCCTATCTTGCCGACAATCCCGACGAGGCGGCGCTGGTCGCCGAATGGCAGGCGCAGAATAGCGGTATCCGGTCGCTGTTTTCAGGATATGAGCAGGCGAAGGACACCGACATCCTGCTCCTATCACCCCCGCGCACCGTTTCATCGGGGTGGAGACGCCCGGCGATCGCCGCCGCGGCCCTCGTCGTCTTCGCGCTCGGCGCCGTCAGCGGCCACTACGGCCCGGCACTGCTGGAAAGGCCGGAGCTGCAGCTTGCCGGTTCCGAAACCCTGCCGAAGCAGGCCGAGACCGCGTTCATGGTCTATGCCGCCGAGGTTCGCCACCCGGTCGAGGTCTTCGCCGACGAGGAGGCACATCTCGCCACCTGGCTCGGCAAGCGCCTCGCCATCCAGAACCTGAAGATCCCGAACCTGCAGCCGCTCGGCTTCAAGCTGGTCGGCGGCCGCCTGCTGCCGGTCGATGACAGGCCGGGCGCCATGTTCATGTACGAGAACCAGGCCGGCGAGCGCCTGACGGTCATCGTCGGCCGCAACACGGAAAACCGCACGACGAGTTTCCGCTTCGCCTCATCGGGCAATCTCGAAACCTTCTACTGGATCGATGGCGAACTCGGCTACGCCGTCACCGGCGAAATCACGCGTGAAACGCTGCGTAGTGTGGCCGAGGAATGCTATAGGCAATTTCCCTCGTGA
- a CDS encoding RNA polymerase sigma factor has protein sequence MKTPAPESFEGQILALLPSLRRYSRSLTRSDADGEDLLQDCVEKVLARRGQWRGLNLRGWVLTIMTNLYRNGRRGKARDGLVELDAAEGIVTPEPPADPLARARLDDALNSLSQEHRAVLMLVVIEGYTYGEVAAALDIPIGTVMSRLSRARQRVAERLKADNVITLRRPK, from the coding sequence GTGAAGACACCCGCACCTGAAAGTTTCGAGGGCCAGATCCTGGCCCTCCTCCCCTCGCTCAGGCGCTATTCGCGCAGCCTGACGCGCTCGGATGCCGATGGCGAGGATCTGCTCCAGGATTGCGTCGAGAAGGTACTGGCGCGCCGCGGCCAATGGCGCGGCCTCAATCTGCGCGGCTGGGTCCTCACCATCATGACCAATCTCTACCGCAACGGCCGGCGCGGCAAGGCGCGCGACGGCCTGGTCGAACTCGACGCCGCCGAGGGTATCGTCACCCCCGAACCGCCGGCCGATCCGCTGGCGCGTGCCCGGCTCGACGATGCGTTGAACAGTCTTTCGCAGGAGCATCGCGCCGTCCTGATGCTCGTGGTCATCGAGGGATACACCTACGGCGAGGTTGCCGCCGCCCTCGATATCCCCATCGGCACCGTCATGTCCCGGCTGTCGCGCGCCCGCCAGCGCGTCGCCGAGCGGCTGAAAGCCGACAACGTCATTACGCTTCGGAGACCGAAATGA
- a CDS encoding Rrf2 family transcriptional regulator yields MILKSQVEWALHCCAILAGLPEGRYLSTKALAELHGLPKEYLSKALQSLSQASLVDTTLGPSGGYRLARPSSEINFLDIVEAVEGKARSFTCTNIRENNPCRPAGYCDSKPCAVARVMWEADEAWRNTLRRVRLSDLVGTLSEEVPPDIWRDTFEWVLKRAG; encoded by the coding sequence ATGATCCTGAAAAGCCAGGTCGAGTGGGCGCTCCATTGTTGCGCCATTCTCGCGGGCCTGCCCGAGGGCAGGTATCTCTCCACCAAGGCGCTCGCCGAGCTTCATGGACTGCCGAAGGAATATCTTTCCAAGGCGCTGCAGAGCCTGTCGCAGGCATCGCTGGTCGATACCACGCTCGGCCCGAGCGGCGGTTACAGACTTGCCAGACCCTCGTCCGAGATCAATTTCCTCGACATCGTCGAGGCGGTCGAGGGCAAGGCGCGCAGCTTCACCTGCACGAACATCCGTGAGAACAATCCCTGCCGGCCGGCCGGCTATTGCGACAGCAAGCCCTGCGCGGTCGCCCGCGTCATGTGGGAAGCCGACGAGGCCTGGCGCAATACGCTGCGGCGCGTTCGCCTCTCCGATCTGGTCGGCACCCTGTCCGAGGAGGTTCCGCCCGATATCTGGCGGGACACGTTTGAATGGGTGCTGAAGCGCGCCGGCTGA
- a CDS encoding mechanosensitive ion channel family protein, giving the protein MIYDALFGKPLISLITVGFAGIVVWYFLSSQRPTTRLVVQILFFAVMTLILVGSGIEPHRFQGYETQDPQALLVILAKSLWWVHLAWAVIGFIRLYLVLEGSPREARLLQDLVIGIVYIGMMLSILAFVFGVPIGTLVATSGVVAIILGLALQNTLADVFSGIALTLGRPYVIGDWILLSDGTEGRVVESNWRATHILTPGNNIVVLPNSFLAKLGLTNVSRPDETHLLILTIRIAPTRMPASIRQVMLTALTSCNSIVRDPPPVVALKGLDATALEVELQFRVTSPSQRVPARNEVLDLVYRHCKSAGLLIAVPPSARILAADLPTEENAQPPRVTPLALIEAIPVFATLTAEEKAKLAETTAARQFRKGDIIVREGEMLPSLMMVRAGIIAARHADEERGRLAPGDFFGETGLLAGMQEVCTLEALTPVTAYEIDQEAFAPLLSERPALAEEIAEHLAGRAERFRDGAALPPEQIRSAHAILKTIRTIFRA; this is encoded by the coding sequence ATGATCTACGACGCGCTCTTCGGCAAGCCTCTGATATCGCTCATCACGGTTGGCTTCGCCGGCATCGTCGTCTGGTACTTCCTCTCCAGCCAGCGCCCGACGACGCGGCTGGTGGTGCAGATCCTCTTCTTTGCCGTGATGACGCTGATCCTCGTCGGCAGCGGCATCGAACCCCACCGCTTCCAGGGATATGAGACGCAGGACCCTCAGGCCCTGCTCGTCATCCTCGCCAAATCGCTCTGGTGGGTTCACCTGGCATGGGCCGTCATCGGCTTCATCAGGCTCTACCTGGTGCTGGAGGGCAGCCCGCGCGAGGCCCGCCTGCTCCAGGATCTCGTCATCGGCATCGTCTATATCGGCATGATGCTTTCGATCCTCGCCTTCGTCTTCGGCGTGCCGATCGGAACCCTAGTCGCCACATCGGGCGTCGTCGCCATCATTCTCGGTCTCGCGCTGCAGAACACGCTCGCCGACGTCTTCTCCGGCATCGCGCTGACCCTCGGCCGGCCCTATGTCATCGGCGACTGGATCCTTTTGAGCGACGGCACGGAAGGGCGCGTCGTCGAGAGCAACTGGCGCGCAACGCACATCCTGACCCCCGGCAACAATATCGTCGTGCTGCCGAACAGCTTTCTCGCCAAGCTCGGCCTGACCAATGTCAGCCGGCCGGACGAGACCCATCTGCTGATCCTCACCATCCGCATCGCCCCGACGCGCATGCCGGCCTCGATCCGCCAGGTCATGCTGACCGCGCTGACGAGCTGCAATTCGATCGTGCGCGACCCGCCGCCGGTGGTCGCCCTGAAAGGGCTTGATGCCACCGCGCTCGAAGTCGAGCTGCAATTCCGGGTGACGAGCCCCAGCCAGCGTGTGCCGGCGCGAAACGAGGTGCTCGATCTCGTCTATCGCCACTGCAAATCCGCCGGCCTGCTGATCGCCGTTCCGCCCTCGGCCAGGATCCTTGCCGCCGACCTGCCGACCGAGGAAAACGCCCAGCCGCCGCGCGTGACGCCGCTTGCCCTGATCGAAGCCATTCCGGTCTTTGCGACGCTGACGGCGGAGGAAAAGGCAAAGCTCGCCGAAACCACCGCTGCCCGGCAGTTCCGCAAAGGCGATATCATCGTGCGCGAGGGCGAAATGCTGCCCTCGCTGATGATGGTGCGCGCCGGCATCATCGCCGCCCGGCATGCGGACGAGGAACGCGGACGGCTGGCGCCCGGCGATTTCTTCGGCGAGACCGGCCTGCTCGCCGGCATGCAGGAAGTCTGCACCCTTGAAGCGCTGACGCCGGTGACGGCCTATGAAATCGACCAGGAAGCCTTCGCACCGCTGCTTTCCGAACGCCCGGCGCTCGCCGAAGAAATCGCCGAACATCTCGCCGGCCGCGCCGAACGCTTCCGCGACGGCGCCGCCCTGCCCCCGGAACAGATCCGCAGCGCCCATGCCATCCTGAAGACCATCAGGACCATTTTCAGGGCGTAG
- a CDS encoding cupin domain-containing protein — translation MIKSSFLAAALAFLAATGVSAHDSSKSAKVTLVYEHELPNVPGKSIKGVLVEYGPGGFSEGHTHPDSAFIYATVLEGSIRSQVNDGPVKTYQAGESFSEMPGDRHGVSANGSDTQPARLLAVFVVDTEQKELTFPLQN, via the coding sequence ATGATCAAGTCATCATTCCTCGCCGCCGCCCTCGCCTTTCTGGCAGCCACCGGCGTTTCAGCCCACGACAGCAGCAAGTCCGCCAAGGTGACGCTCGTCTATGAACACGAACTGCCGAACGTGCCGGGCAAGAGCATCAAGGGCGTGCTGGTCGAATACGGCCCCGGCGGCTTCTCCGAAGGCCACACCCATCCCGACTCGGCCTTCATCTACGCCACCGTGCTTGAGGGATCGATCCGCAGCCAGGTCAATGACGGTCCGGTCAAGACCTATCAGGCCGGAGAAAGCTTCTCGGAAATGCCGGGCGACCGCCACGGCGTCAGCGCCAATGGCAGCGACACGCAGCCCGCCCGCCTGCTCGCCGTCTTCGTCGTCGACACCGAACAGAAAGAGCTGACGTTCCCGCTGCAGAACTGA
- a CDS encoding SDR family oxidoreductase yields MKIVVIGGTGLIGSKTVERLRKRGHEVIAASPNSGVNTITGEGLAEALKGADVVLDLANSPSFEDKAVLEFFETSGRNLLAAEKAADVKHHIALSVVGTERLQESGYFRGKLAQEQLIRASGIPYTIVHSTQFMEFLNGIAQSGTVGQTVRLSPAYVQPIASDDVADAMADVALSAPANKTIEISGPERVRLSELVARYLRAMEDPRTVEADAEARYFGARLNDQSLVSDDDPRLGSITFEQWFATSARPK; encoded by the coding sequence ATGAAAATCGTCGTCATCGGCGGAACCGGCCTCATCGGTTCGAAAACTGTCGAGCGCCTGCGCAAACGCGGACATGAAGTGATCGCCGCCTCGCCGAACTCCGGCGTCAACACGATCACCGGGGAAGGATTGGCAGAAGCGCTGAAGGGCGCCGACGTCGTGCTCGACCTCGCCAATTCGCCCTCCTTCGAGGACAAGGCGGTGCTCGAATTCTTCGAGACGTCGGGGCGCAATCTTCTCGCCGCCGAAAAGGCCGCCGACGTGAAGCACCATATCGCGCTTTCCGTCGTGGGCACTGAGCGGCTGCAGGAAAGCGGTTATTTCCGCGGCAAGCTCGCCCAGGAACAGCTGATCAGGGCATCGGGCATTCCCTATACCATCGTACATTCGACGCAGTTTATGGAATTCCTGAACGGCATCGCCCAGTCCGGCACGGTCGGCCAGACGGTTCGCCTGTCGCCCGCCTATGTGCAGCCGATCGCTTCCGACGACGTCGCCGACGCCATGGCCGACGTGGCGCTTTCGGCCCCGGCCAACAAGACGATCGAAATATCAGGCCCGGAACGGGTCCGCCTCAGCGAGCTCGTCGCCCGCTATCTCAGGGCGATGGAAGATCCGAGGACCGTCGAGGCCGATGCCGAGGCGAGATATTTCGGCGCCAGGCTCAACGACCAGTCGCTCGTTTCCGACGACGATCCGCGCCTCGGTTCCATCACCTTCGAACAGTGGTTCGCCACATCCGCCCGGCCGAAATGA
- a CDS encoding carboxymuconolactone decarboxylase family protein, whose protein sequence is MTQRLNYAQQSPELFKKFMEFSMALRSSVIDEKLQALIEIRASQINGCGFCLDMHVKQAKIHGETELRLHHIAIWRESNLFVPRERAALAWTEALTKLPEGGIPDEIYERVRGQLSEKEISDLTFVVMAINAWNRVNVGFKTVPGSADKAYGLDKAGLN, encoded by the coding sequence GTGACCCAGCGATTGAACTACGCCCAGCAGTCCCCCGAGCTTTTCAAGAAGTTCATGGAATTCAGCATGGCATTGCGCAGCAGCGTGATCGACGAGAAGCTCCAGGCCCTGATCGAAATCCGCGCTTCGCAGATCAACGGATGCGGCTTTTGCCTGGATATGCATGTGAAGCAGGCAAAGATCCACGGCGAGACGGAACTGCGTCTCCATCATATCGCCATCTGGCGGGAATCGAACCTCTTCGTTCCCCGCGAGCGCGCCGCCCTTGCCTGGACCGAAGCGCTGACGAAACTTCCCGAAGGCGGCATTCCCGACGAGATCTATGAACGGGTTCGCGGCCAGCTTTCCGAAAAGGAAATCTCCGACCTGACCTTCGTCGTCATGGCCATCAATGCCTGGAACCGCGTCAATGTCGGCTTCAAGACCGTCCCCGGTTCGGCCGACAAGGCCTATGGCCTCGATAAGGCTGGCCTGAACTAA